The following are from one region of the Haliaeetus albicilla chromosome 24, bHalAlb1.1, whole genome shotgun sequence genome:
- the LSM3 gene encoding U6 snRNA-associated Sm-like protein LSm3, translating to MADEVDQQQTTNTVEEPLDLIRLSLDERIYVKMRNDRELRGRLHAYDQHLNMILGDVEETVTTIEIDEETYEEIYKSTKRNIPMLFVRGDGVVLVAPPLRVG from the exons ATGGCGGATGAGGTGGATCAG caacaAACAACAAATACTGTAGAGGAGCCACTTGATCTCATCAGGCTCAGTCTAGATGAGCGAATCTATGTCAAAATGAGGAATGACAGAGAGCTTAGAGGCAGACTACAT GCATATGATCAGCACTTAAATATGATTTTGGGTGATGTGGAAGAAACTGTAACTACAATAGAGATTGATGAAGAAACCTACGAAGAGATTTATAAA TCTACCAAAAGGAATATTCCGATGCTCTTTGTCAGAGGTGACGGCGTTGTGCTTGTAGCTCCCCCGTTGAGGGTTGGTTGA